In the genome of Paenibacillus pabuli, one region contains:
- the rsmD gene encoding 16S rRNA (guanine(966)-N(2))-methyltransferase RsmD produces the protein MRVVSGSAKGRPLKAVPGTGTRPTTDKVKEALFSMIGPYFEGGTALDLFAGSGGLGIEALSRGMDKAVFVDLESKSIEVIRANLKATRLEDQAAIYRNDASRALKALAKRSTQFDLVFLDPPYRMKNGDELMLTMHELDLLEPEATIVLEYESKHSYPEQFGPFEQTRKALYGETAVSIYHYAPAATTEDGEPSTAEEEAPHE, from the coding sequence GTGAGAGTGGTATCTGGGAGTGCGAAAGGCAGACCGCTGAAGGCTGTTCCTGGCACAGGGACGCGGCCGACCACCGACAAGGTGAAGGAAGCGTTGTTTAGTATGATTGGCCCGTATTTTGAGGGCGGTACAGCATTGGATCTGTTTGCAGGCAGTGGAGGTCTCGGTATTGAGGCGCTGAGCCGCGGCATGGACAAGGCTGTTTTTGTTGACTTGGAATCGAAAAGTATTGAAGTGATCCGTGCAAATCTGAAGGCAACCAGGCTGGAAGATCAAGCGGCCATATACCGGAATGATGCCAGTCGTGCATTGAAGGCGCTCGCCAAGCGAAGCACACAATTTGATCTCGTATTTCTGGATCCGCCCTACCGTATGAAAAATGGGGACGAGTTAATGCTTACAATGCACGAACTGGATCTGCTTGAACCGGAAGCGACCATTGTGCTTGAATATGAATCTAAACATAGTTACCCTGAGCAATTCGGCCCGTTTGAACAAACGCGCAAGGCATTGTATGGGGAGACGGCTGTATCCATCTATCATTATGCACCTGCTGCAACAACAGAAGATGGAGAACCTAGCACAGCGGAAGAGGAGGCTCCTCATGAGTGA
- the coaD gene encoding pantetheine-phosphate adenylyltransferase, with protein sequence MIHRQERIAVYPGSFDPVTMGHLDIIARASKQFDRVIVAVLNNMSKNPLFTVEERKSLITEVTSHLPNVEVDSFRDLTANYVRQKDAQVIVRGIRSVTDFEYELQLASTNSKLNPDAETIFMMTNPKYSYLSSSIVKEIAHYHGDVTDLVSPEVEAALRQKISEKTGD encoded by the coding sequence ATGATACATCGTCAGGAACGAATTGCCGTATATCCAGGGAGTTTTGATCCGGTAACCATGGGCCATCTGGATATTATTGCCCGCGCGTCAAAGCAGTTTGATCGCGTCATCGTGGCTGTATTGAATAATATGAGCAAAAATCCATTGTTTACGGTGGAAGAACGCAAGAGTCTTATTACGGAAGTCACGAGTCATCTGCCTAATGTGGAAGTGGACAGCTTCCGTGACCTGACGGCTAATTATGTACGGCAAAAAGATGCTCAGGTCATTGTCCGCGGGATCCGCTCGGTGACGGACTTTGAATATGAGCTTCAGCTGGCTTCAACGAACAGTAAGTTAAATCCGGATGCGGAAACCATCTTTATGATGACCAATCCGAAATATTCTTATCTGAGTTCCAGCATTGTCAAAGAAATTGCCCACTACCACGGAGATGTCACCGATCTGGTCTCACCTGAAGTGGAAGCTGCGCTGCGTCAGAAAATTAGCGAGAAAACCGGCGATTAA
- a CDS encoding nucleoside recognition domain-containing protein → MTMQSEVTGSGPLRTVLMSTGALLLVVAVVVSPKDAFDASIQGLDIWWKVIFPAMLPFLMLSQMLTAFGFTHAFGVLVGPLMQRWFRLPGKAGLAIAVGMCGGFPAGADTASRLVQDQQITAKQAGMVAAAAHFANPLMIILVIGAAFLHQPAAGYFLLIVHWVSGWIANMIGVRLLPTKSKSTRIAISSADLERNKVVSEPKKLTSASHAASLKKRSLWSQMMLAAREAQERDGRGFGKLLGDTVSQAVQTLMMTGGYMIVFAVFVRLLTLYITPGTSVAFWPSLLELHLGTYHLSQSSLTPVLLISLLAAVLGWGGLSSHLQISAVLKAAGLTTTSMLYFAGIRILHALVAFFISLLLWLPFSRYSSEVLATFQTNPDNGWAPFLTKQSLAGMNTSDIIEAVWSGFPTACIGLAMLLTVMISLSGLTFWFNRRFSR, encoded by the coding sequence ATGACAATGCAGAGCGAAGTTACGGGCTCTGGACCGTTACGAACGGTGCTTATGAGCACTGGCGCTTTATTGCTGGTAGTTGCAGTAGTTGTATCTCCAAAAGATGCATTCGATGCCTCTATTCAAGGTTTGGACATCTGGTGGAAAGTCATCTTTCCGGCCATGCTTCCATTCCTGATGTTATCCCAAATGCTCACGGCGTTCGGCTTTACCCACGCGTTTGGCGTCCTAGTTGGGCCATTGATGCAACGCTGGTTCCGTCTGCCGGGCAAAGCCGGACTGGCTATTGCTGTCGGCATGTGCGGCGGCTTTCCGGCAGGAGCGGATACCGCATCCCGCTTAGTGCAGGATCAACAAATTACCGCCAAACAGGCGGGGATGGTGGCAGCAGCAGCTCATTTCGCCAATCCGTTGATGATTATCCTTGTCATAGGTGCAGCTTTTCTCCATCAGCCTGCTGCCGGATATTTCCTTCTGATCGTTCACTGGGTTAGTGGCTGGATCGCCAACATGATCGGAGTACGTCTTCTGCCTACGAAATCAAAAAGTACCCGAATCGCCATTTCATCCGCTGATTTGGAACGTAATAAGGTTGTTTCCGAACCAAAAAAACTCACATCTGCGAGCCACGCTGCTTCACTCAAAAAGCGCAGCCTATGGTCGCAAATGATGCTTGCAGCCCGCGAAGCGCAGGAACGTGATGGGCGCGGATTCGGCAAATTGCTTGGTGACACGGTCTCCCAAGCTGTACAAACTTTAATGATGACCGGAGGATATATGATTGTGTTTGCCGTGTTTGTTCGGCTGCTCACCCTCTATATCACCCCCGGTACTTCAGTTGCTTTTTGGCCCTCACTGCTGGAGCTCCATCTGGGAACGTATCACCTGAGTCAGAGCTCACTGACACCTGTTCTGCTAATATCTTTGCTTGCAGCTGTCCTCGGTTGGGGAGGTCTTTCCTCTCATCTGCAAATCTCGGCCGTGCTGAAAGCTGCGGGGCTTACCACAACGTCCATGTTGTATTTTGCCGGGATCCGGATTCTTCATGCATTGGTTGCATTTTTCATTAGCTTGCTGCTGTGGCTGCCATTCAGCCGTTACAGCTCCGAGGTCTTGGCCACGTTTCAGACAAATCCGGACAATGGTTGGGCACCCTTCTTAACCAAGCAGTCCCTGGCAGGCATGAACACCTCCGATATCATCGAAGCAGTCTGGAGTGGTTTCCCTACTGCCTGTATCGGTCTGGCAATGCTGCTCACCGTCATGATCAGCCTGTCCGGGCTGACCTTCTGGTTTAATCGCCGGTTTTCTCGCTAA
- a CDS encoding SepM family pheromone-processing serine protease has product MNRIRKSGGFRASIFVIVVALVVYVAVYMPTPYIIYMPGSADEVKPMVTVKEGDKEERGVFMMTTVSATYANVFLLGTSLFNRNAQVDKKEDRLRGKSEAEYSAEQVWFMSDSQSSAMEAAYEQAGVKYSIVPEHIFVFGLSEDPKPKGDIEPGDIILGVDGTATPDNTVLSEQLKNKKVGDTVEMQLERGGETISRDVQLIEVKDSKTGETRPALGVMIGAVQKVKAEDPDKQISFTDTQVGGPSAGLMFTLEIYNQLTPGDLTKGHRIAGTGTINKEGVVGAIGGVVHKIVAADRKEAEFFFVPKDNYKEAEAKAKQIGTKMKLVPVSTVDDALAYLKTLSVKS; this is encoded by the coding sequence ATGAATCGGATTCGGAAATCTGGCGGATTCAGGGCTTCGATCTTTGTGATCGTGGTGGCTCTAGTCGTCTATGTGGCGGTGTATATGCCAACACCATATATCATTTATATGCCTGGCAGCGCCGACGAGGTAAAACCCATGGTTACCGTGAAAGAGGGGGATAAGGAAGAACGCGGTGTGTTTATGATGACGACTGTGTCGGCAACATACGCCAATGTGTTTTTGCTGGGTACCTCCTTGTTTAATCGAAATGCACAAGTGGATAAAAAAGAAGATCGGCTGCGCGGCAAAAGCGAAGCCGAATATTCTGCCGAACAGGTCTGGTTCATGAGTGATTCACAATCCTCCGCCATGGAAGCAGCGTATGAGCAGGCGGGAGTGAAATACTCCATCGTTCCTGAGCACATTTTTGTATTTGGGCTGTCCGAAGACCCCAAACCTAAGGGAGATATTGAGCCCGGTGATATTATTTTGGGGGTAGACGGAACGGCAACTCCCGACAATACGGTGCTGTCTGAGCAGTTAAAGAACAAAAAGGTCGGAGATACGGTTGAGATGCAGTTGGAGCGAGGCGGGGAGACCATCAGCCGCGACGTTCAACTGATTGAAGTGAAAGACAGCAAAACGGGTGAAACTCGCCCGGCATTGGGTGTCATGATCGGTGCGGTACAGAAGGTGAAAGCAGAAGATCCGGATAAACAGATATCTTTCACGGATACTCAGGTAGGCGGCCCATCTGCCGGACTGATGTTCACTCTGGAGATTTACAATCAGTTAACCCCTGGAGATTTGACGAAAGGTCATCGGATTGCGGGCACGGGCACCATTAACAAAGAAGGTGTGGTTGGCGCAATTGGTGGCGTTGTGCACAAAATTGTTGCGGCAGATCGGAAAGAAGCGGAGTTTTTCTTTGTGCCAAAGGACAATTATAAAGAAGCCGAAGCCAAGGCTAAGCAGATTGGTACCAAAATGAAACTCGTTCCGGTCAGCACGGTGGATGATGCGCTGGCTTATCTGAAAACCTTGTCTGTCAAATCCTAA
- a CDS encoding nucleotidyltransferase, which produces MTAVGVIVEYNPLHNGHVYHLSEARRLSGANAVVAVMSGPFLQRGEPAIVGKRARTEMALHAGADLVLELPVAYAVQPAEWFAYGAVSLLHRTGVVDSLCFGSESGDLDSLQRIARVLAVEPAGLREDIARRLREGASYPAAYAGAAAALAPGGVDADDAAALLGQPNNSLGLHYLIALQRLGSAIRPFTAARTGAAYHEATPGSGAIASATAVRRLLMADGPEAAAPYVPAATLAILQREWQEGRAPVHWERFAQPLLHIAATRRASELEQIVEVTEGLEHRLSRTLAHLPEPSVEALLNALKTKRYTHTKLQRMLTHILLNHAKAECSPVKLAEGPAYLRVLGFNAQGQSLLKQMKKTATLPVLLKPSTFTHHQLEMDVQAQAAYALACEYMDTRMMYSDYYEPPVRL; this is translated from the coding sequence ATCACAGCCGTAGGCGTCATTGTTGAATATAATCCTCTGCATAACGGCCATGTCTACCATTTGAGCGAGGCCAGACGGCTCAGCGGAGCAAACGCCGTTGTGGCCGTGATGAGCGGCCCTTTCCTCCAGCGCGGCGAACCCGCCATCGTTGGCAAAAGAGCCCGCACTGAGATGGCGCTGCATGCAGGCGCCGATCTGGTTCTTGAACTGCCGGTTGCCTATGCTGTACAACCGGCCGAGTGGTTCGCTTATGGTGCGGTGTCACTGCTGCACCGCACGGGCGTTGTGGACTCGCTCTGCTTCGGCAGCGAGTCCGGCGACCTGGACAGCCTGCAGCGCATTGCGCGCGTGCTGGCTGTGGAGCCCGCAGGGCTGCGCGAGGATATCGCGCGCCGCCTGCGGGAAGGCGCCAGCTACCCCGCCGCGTACGCAGGTGCGGCGGCAGCGCTGGCGCCTGGCGGCGTCGATGCCGACGACGCCGCTGCACTGCTGGGGCAGCCCAACAATTCGCTTGGGCTGCACTACCTGATCGCGCTGCAACGTCTGGGCAGCGCGATCAGGCCCTTTACAGCGGCGCGTACCGGTGCCGCGTATCATGAGGCGACGCCCGGATCGGGGGCGATCGCCAGTGCAACCGCCGTCCGCCGCCTGCTGATGGCGGACGGGCCCGAAGCCGCCGCGCCATACGTGCCGGCGGCAACCCTTGCCATTCTGCAGCGCGAATGGCAGGAAGGGCGCGCTCCCGTGCACTGGGAGCGCTTTGCACAGCCGCTGCTGCACATCGCGGCCACACGCCGTGCCTCCGAGCTGGAGCAGATCGTCGAAGTCACGGAAGGGCTTGAACACAGGCTGAGCCGCACGCTCGCTCATCTGCCGGAGCCTTCAGTCGAGGCGCTGCTGAACGCACTCAAAACGAAACGCTACACACACACCAAGCTGCAGCGCATGCTAACCCATATCCTGCTGAATCATGCCAAGGCCGAATGTTCGCCCGTCAAACTGGCCGAAGGTCCGGCATATCTTCGGGTGCTTGGCTTTAATGCACAGGGACAGAGCCTCTTGAAACAAATGAAAAAGACAGCTACTCTGCCTGTTCTGCTGAAACCATCTACCTTCACCCATCATCAGCTGGAGATGGATGTACAAGCACAGGCAGCATACGCACTCGCTTGCGAATACATGGATACACGCATGATGTACAGCGATTACTATGAACCACCTGTAAGGCTCTAA
- the hmpA gene encoding NO-inducible flavohemoprotein: protein MLSPHTIQVIKSTVPVLEVHGEAITRHFYKTMFNAHPELLNIFNHANQKQGRQQAALANMVYTAALHIDNLSSILPAVKQVAHKHRSLGIVPEQYAIVGTYLLQAIQDVLGDAATDEIITAWREAYSVIADAFIGLEQDMYIEAGNQSGGWEGFRTFKVAKKVQESEVITSFYLVPEDGLPIASYEPGQYISIRLQPEGQAYTQIRQYSLSDAPGKPYYRISVKREHAVMERPDGVISTYLHDHIAEGSLVELSAPAGDFTLKMEDNRPVVLLSGGVGLTPMISMLNTLADLNDNRSITFIHASSNGQSHAFRDHVNLLAERNHNLKAYYCYTQPAASDRENDYFHKEGYLDAAWLRQVIDELDATYYLCGPVSFMRAAYAELEAAGVAADNIHYEFFGPKASLSPSPESV from the coding sequence ATGTTAAGTCCACATACCATTCAAGTGATCAAGTCTACTGTACCCGTTCTTGAAGTCCACGGTGAAGCCATAACACGCCATTTCTATAAAACGATGTTCAACGCTCATCCGGAATTACTGAATATTTTCAACCATGCTAACCAGAAGCAAGGACGACAGCAAGCCGCACTGGCCAATATGGTATACACCGCTGCCCTTCATATTGATAATCTGTCCTCGATCCTGCCCGCTGTAAAGCAGGTTGCACATAAACATCGCAGCCTCGGCATTGTCCCTGAACAATATGCGATTGTAGGCACATACCTGCTGCAGGCAATCCAAGATGTACTTGGAGACGCAGCGACCGATGAGATTATAACGGCATGGCGTGAAGCCTACAGTGTGATTGCAGATGCCTTTATCGGACTTGAACAGGATATGTACATTGAGGCCGGGAACCAAAGTGGCGGCTGGGAAGGGTTCCGTACCTTCAAGGTTGCCAAGAAAGTGCAGGAAAGTGAAGTCATCACTTCTTTTTACCTCGTTCCGGAGGATGGTCTGCCCATTGCCAGCTATGAACCAGGCCAATATATCAGTATCCGACTTCAACCAGAAGGTCAGGCATATACCCAGATTCGTCAGTATAGCCTTTCCGATGCCCCGGGTAAACCGTATTATCGCATTTCCGTTAAACGTGAACATGCTGTGATGGAGCGTCCTGACGGAGTTATCTCCACATATCTCCACGATCATATCGCAGAAGGCAGTCTGGTGGAGTTATCCGCCCCTGCTGGCGACTTCACGCTGAAAATGGAAGATAACCGTCCTGTTGTGCTTCTTAGTGGCGGTGTCGGCCTGACACCCATGATTAGCATGTTAAATACACTGGCAGACTTAAACGACAATCGTTCAATTACATTTATTCATGCAAGTTCAAATGGCCAATCCCACGCTTTCCGTGATCATGTGAACCTTCTGGCAGAACGTAACCATAACCTTAAAGCGTACTATTGTTACACACAACCCGCTGCTTCTGATCGTGAAAACGATTATTTCCACAAGGAAGGTTATCTGGATGCAGCCTGGCTTCGTCAGGTCATTGATGAACTGGATGCCACTTATTATCTGTGTGGTCCGGTTTCGTTCATGCGTGCAGCGTATGCGGAGCTTGAGGCCGCTGGGGTTGCAGCAGACAACATCCATTATGAATTTTTTGGACCCAAGGCCAGCCTTTCTCCTTCACCAGAAAGTGTATAA
- a CDS encoding YceD family protein: protein MLMPFRKVATSDRPLQFKEQWDIKELVSNRQDITAVTPLTADLSAEYREGDVVDVHGQLTAGVDMLCSRCLKPVNEHFHIDFHEQFKQGKQPEDLPEDDDTFYVDEESIDLKAYAEEAFLLDLPFIPLCSDTCKGLCPKCGHELNEGDCGCDNQVIDPRLAGLKDFFK from the coding sequence ATGTTAATGCCATTTCGTAAAGTGGCTACCAGTGACCGTCCCTTGCAGTTCAAGGAACAGTGGGATATTAAGGAACTGGTTTCTAACCGACAGGATATCACAGCCGTTACCCCGCTGACCGCAGATTTATCTGCAGAGTACAGAGAGGGCGACGTTGTGGATGTTCATGGCCAGCTGACAGCAGGGGTGGACATGTTGTGCTCCCGGTGTCTCAAGCCAGTTAATGAACATTTTCATATTGATTTTCATGAGCAATTCAAGCAGGGGAAACAGCCAGAGGATTTGCCCGAAGATGACGATACTTTCTATGTGGATGAAGAAAGCATTGATCTGAAGGCTTATGCCGAGGAAGCTTTTCTGCTGGATCTTCCGTTTATACCGCTATGCAGCGATACATGCAAAGGGTTATGCCCCAAGTGTGGCCATGAGCTGAACGAAGGTGACTGCGGTTGTGATAACCAAGTTATCGATCCGCGGCTTGCAGGGCTCAAGGATTTTTTTAAATGA
- the rpmF gene encoding 50S ribosomal protein L32, with the protein MAVPQRRTSKTRRDKRRTHFKLAVPGMVKCEQCGELKLSHHVCKVCGTYKAREIISQ; encoded by the coding sequence ATGGCAGTACCTCAACGGAGAACGTCCAAGACGCGTCGCGACAAACGTCGTACTCACTTTAAATTGGCTGTACCGGGCATGGTGAAATGTGAACAATGTGGCGAACTTAAACTTAGTCACCACGTGTGCAAAGTGTGCGGAACGTACAAAGCAAGAGAGATCATCTCTCAATAA
- the fapR gene encoding transcription factor FapR, which produces MIEDNPFVTDQELTRQLKVSIQTIRLDRLELGIPELRERMKLMAERSYDQVRSLPLHEIIGDIVDLQLDKSGISLFEIKEEHVFSRTGIARGHYVFAQANSLAVAVINDEIALTASADIRFVRSVHLSEKCIAKAYVRSISGQKGKAKVEVFTYVGEEMVFQGNFVIYRSGGEDSVEGGHSG; this is translated from the coding sequence ATGATCGAAGACAACCCGTTTGTGACGGATCAGGAACTTACACGCCAATTGAAAGTGAGCATTCAGACGATTCGTCTGGACAGACTGGAGCTTGGAATACCCGAGCTGCGGGAGCGAATGAAACTGATGGCGGAGCGTTCCTATGATCAGGTGCGGTCCTTGCCCCTTCATGAAATTATCGGTGATATTGTGGACCTTCAACTGGACAAGAGCGGGATTTCCTTGTTTGAGATTAAGGAAGAGCATGTATTTTCGAGAACGGGCATTGCTCGGGGGCATTATGTTTTTGCACAGGCCAACTCGTTGGCTGTTGCCGTTATTAATGACGAGATTGCGTTGACGGCATCCGCAGACATTCGTTTTGTCCGTTCGGTGCATTTGTCCGAGAAATGCATTGCGAAGGCTTATGTGCGATCGATCTCAGGTCAAAAGGGCAAAGCCAAAGTGGAAGTATTCACTTATGTGGGTGAAGAAATGGTGTTTCAAGGCAACTTTGTAATCTACCGTTCAGGTGGAGAAGACAGCGTAGAAGGAGGACATTCGGGATGA
- the plsX gene encoding phosphate acyltransferase PlsX — protein sequence MKIVIDAMGGDNAPAATVEGAIAAATEWADTQIVLVGDEAKLEPLLSQSGAKPANLTIRHASEVIGSDDEPVRAVRRKKDASMVVAGRMLKEGEADAMISAGNTGALMTAGLLVVGRMEGIERPALAPMIPTIDDVGVLALDLGANMDAKPEHLAQYGLMGSLYRQKVQGIASPRVGLLNVGTEPGKGNELTKHAYPLLEQLPIRFVGNVEARDVLTGACDVLVCDGFAGNILLKSLEGTAGAIFALLKDQFSSSLKSKLAAAVLMPELRGLKRKLDYTEHGGAPLLGLSRLVVKSHGSADGNAIKNAVRQARIAVQNQLVESISKEISGK from the coding sequence ATGAAAATCGTCATTGATGCCATGGGGGGCGATAACGCACCTGCGGCAACAGTAGAAGGTGCGATCGCCGCGGCTACGGAATGGGCGGATACACAGATCGTCCTGGTCGGCGATGAAGCCAAGCTGGAACCTCTTCTGAGTCAGTCAGGCGCCAAACCTGCTAATCTGACTATTCGGCATGCTTCCGAAGTAATAGGTTCGGATGATGAACCGGTCAGGGCAGTTCGACGCAAGAAGGATGCCTCCATGGTGGTTGCAGGTCGCATGCTTAAAGAAGGCGAAGCAGATGCCATGATATCTGCAGGCAATACCGGAGCGCTGATGACAGCCGGCTTGCTTGTCGTTGGTCGGATGGAAGGCATTGAGCGCCCGGCTCTTGCGCCCATGATTCCAACGATTGATGATGTGGGTGTACTTGCGCTTGACCTTGGTGCGAATATGGATGCCAAACCGGAACATCTCGCACAGTACGGTTTGATGGGAAGCTTGTATCGGCAAAAAGTGCAGGGGATCGCGTCGCCAAGAGTGGGTCTGCTCAATGTGGGAACGGAGCCGGGTAAGGGGAATGAGTTGACCAAACATGCCTATCCTTTGCTGGAGCAACTTCCGATTCGTTTTGTTGGTAACGTGGAGGCCCGTGACGTGCTTACAGGTGCGTGTGATGTGCTTGTATGTGATGGGTTTGCCGGAAATATATTGTTAAAATCGCTTGAAGGCACAGCAGGTGCCATTTTCGCTCTGCTTAAGGATCAATTCTCATCGTCGCTCAAAAGCAAACTGGCTGCCGCTGTACTTATGCCTGAGCTGCGCGGTTTGAAAAGGAAACTGGATTATACCGAGCACGGTGGTGCACCACTCCTCGGTTTGAGCAGACTTGTGGTGAAAAGTCATGGATCGGCTGATGGCAATGCTATCAAAAATGCTGTGCGCCAAGCACGGATTGCAGTACAGAACCAGCTGGTAGAGAGCATATCTAAGGAAATTAGCGGGAAGTGA